The following coding sequences lie in one Zingiber officinale cultivar Zhangliang chromosome 2B, Zo_v1.1, whole genome shotgun sequence genomic window:
- the LOC122045872 gene encoding pentatricopeptide repeat-containing protein At5g61370, mitochondrial-like: MARLLAFRGLVSSSSSSTPHLRHHHDSLVRIVALGVGSLDDMVAALDRSGVPVNQDSLNAVIDTCKTEAGDGGSGSGRRLLRFFSWCLPRVPQEHLGDDVFNRAIRAFAAMKDLTAMGIAISRLHEERRMMTLETFTLVSDTLVKSGEEEDAVRLFRGLVRARLLQIPDGGGEGASRGLLVMVHALCARGHAGMARGVVWRHRRNLLSGGGEATRIIQQSLLHGWCVRGDVKEARHVMDEMKSLGFPPTIASYNDLLLCLCQKNVKSNPSALVPEATNLMTEMRTSGVPAATASFNILLSSLSRVRRAKEACRILYLMQQGEAECSPDWASYHIVIRLMYLTGRFVRGDRLLKEMLEAGLLPGTSFYHSLVGLLCGLEKVDHALQTFDQMKRCGQYNAPTYELLIEKLSRSGRFEQATNLWEEATERNVILQCSRDLLDPSKTEVFKPVAAEKKLRSQSYSKVS, encoded by the coding sequence ATGGCGAGACTGCTCGCCTTCAGAGGACTCGTCTCCTCTTCATCCTCTTCGACGCCTCATCTGCGTCATCACCATGACTCGCTGGTCCGCATCGTTGCCTTGGGCGTCGGCAGCCTCGACGACATGGTGGCGGCCCTCGACCGCTCCGGCGTCCCAGTTAACCAAGACTCACTCAACGCGGTCATCGACACTTGCAAAACCGAAGCCGGCGACGGCGGGAGCGGCAGCGGAAGAAGACTTCTGCGATTCTTTTCTTGGTGCCTGCCTCGGGTTCCCCAAGAACACCTCGGAGACGATGTCTTCAACCGCGCCATCCGGGCCTTCGCGGCGATGAAGGACCTCACGGCCATGGGGATCGCCATTTCCCGTCTCCACGAGGAACGCCGGATGATGACTTTGGAGACGTTCACCCTAGTCTCCGACACCCTCGTTAAGTCGGGCGAGGAGGAGGACGCCGTTCGCCTCTTCCGCGGTCTGGTTCGAGCGCGGCTGCTGCAGATCCCGGACGGCGGAGGCGAAGGGGCGAGCAGGGGGCTGCTCGTCATGGTACACGCCCTCTGCGCCAGAGGGCACGCGGGGATGGCACGGGGCGTCGTGTGGCGCCACCGGCGCAATCTGCTCTCGGGAGGGGGCGAAGCCACTCGGATCATACAGCAGAGTCTCCTCCACGGATGGTGCGTCCGGGGGGACGTCAAGGAAGCGCGCCACGTGATGGATGAGATGAAATCGCTAGGTTTTCCTCCCACCATAGCATCGTACAACGATCTCCTCCTCTGCCTGTGCCAGAAGAACGTCAAATCCAATCCGTCCGCCCTTGTTCCGGAAGCCACAAATTTGATGACGGAGATGAGGACATCAGGGGTCCCCGCCGCCACCGCTAGCTTCAACATCCTACTATCTTCCCTTTCCAGGGTTCGGAGGGCCAAGGAAGCTTGCCGAATCCTATACCTGATGCAACAGGGGGAGGCAGAATGCTCTCCCGACTGGGCAAGCTACCACATCGTCATCAGACTCATGTATCTGACTGGAAGATTTGTCAGAGGCGATAGGCTTCTCAAGGAGATGCTCGAGGCTGGCTTGCTTCCTGGGACAAGTTTCTACCATAGTCTAGTAGGTCTCTTGTGCGGTCTGGAGAAGGTGGATCATGCACTCCAGACGTTCGACCAAATGAAGAGATGTGGGCAGTACAATGCGCCAACATATGAGTTGCTAATAGAGAAGCTCAGTAGGAGTGGAAGGTTTGAACAGGCAACCAATCTGTGGGAGGAGGCAACAGAGAGGAATGTCATTCTTCAATGCTCGAGAGACTTGTTGGATCCTTCCAAGACAGAGGTATTCAAACCAGTGGCAGCTGAGAAAAAGTTAAGATCACAGAGCTATAGCAAGGTCTCATAG
- the LOC122045871 gene encoding UDP-xylose transporter 1-like isoform X2, with protein sequence MASVEGSGFQIGMVGSLALSVASSVSIVICNKALMSSLGFPYATTLTSWHLMVTFCTLHVAQRFHLFEPKLIDAKTVVLFGILNGTSIGFLNLCLGFNSVGFYQMTKLAIIPFTVLLETIFLKKKFSKSIKFSLLVLLFGVGIASVTDLNLNLVGSILSFLAIATTCVGQIMTNTIQKRLKVSSTQLLYQSSPFQAAILFATGPSVDRLLTKRSVFAYNYSFMVLVFIVLSCLIAVSVNFSTFLVIGTTSPVTYQVLGHVKTCLILSFGYIILHDPFTARNIMGILTAVFGMGLYSYFSVQESKKKSANDSLPISQMAQKETVPLLASKNQDKDHNETKRSNGIPAASKDSFE encoded by the exons ATGGCCTCCGTGGAGGGTTCAGGGTTTCAGATTGGGATGGTTGGGTCTCTAGCTCTCTCAGTTGCCTCCTCGGTTTCCATTGTCATATGCAACAAAGCTCTCATGAGCAGCCTTGGCTTCCCTTACG CTACAACCCTGACAAGCTGGCATCTAATGGTGACCTTCTGCACCCTCCATGTTGCACAGCGCTTCCACCTCTTCGAGCCCAAATTGATTGATGCAAAGACAGTGGTTCTCTTCGGGATTCTTAACGGCACCTCCATTGGATTCCTTAACCTCTGCCTTGGCTTCAACTCGGTTGGATTCTACCAG ATGACTAAACTAGCCATCATCCCTTTCACAGTCCTGCTGGAGACTATATTCCTGAAGAAAAAATTCAG CAAGAGCATAAAGTTCTCTCTTCTTGTCCTGCTCTTTGGAGTTGGCATTGCATCGGTCACAGATCTGAACCTCAACCTTGTCGGCTCAATCCTCTCGTTTCTGGCTATTGCTACTACATGTGTTGGACAAATT ATGACGAACACAATTCAAAAGAGGTTGAAGGTTTCATCCACACAGCTTCTGTATCAATCATCACCATTCCAAGCAGCGATTCTATTTGCCACTGGCCCATCTGTGGACAGACTGCTCACCAAGCGAAGCGTGTTTGCCTACAACTATTCCTTTATGGTTCTG GTGTTCATTGTCTTGTCTTGCTTGATCGCGGTTTCTGTCAACTTCAGCACCTTCCTAGTAATTGGAACGACATCACCAGTGACATATCAAGTTCTTGGCCACGTCAAGACCTGCCTCATTCTTTCCTTCGGCTACATTATACTTCACGACCCCTTCACAGCTAGAAACATTATGGGAATCCTGACCGCCGTCTTTGGAATGGGTCTGTATTCATATTTCTCTGtgcaagagagcaagaagaaatcaGCAAACGATTCTTTGCCCATTTCGCAG ATGGCACAGAAAGAGACAGTGCCGCTCCTGGCAAGCAAGAACCAAGATAAAGACCACAATGAGACAAAAAGATCAAATGGAATCCCTGCAGCTTCCAAGGACTCTTTTGAGTGA
- the LOC122045871 gene encoding UDP-xylose transporter 1-like isoform X1, which translates to MASVEGSGFQIGMVGSLALSVASSVSIVICNKALMSSLGFPYATTLTSWHLMVTFCTLHVAQRFHLFEPKLIDAKTVVLFGILNGTSIGFLNLCLGFNSVGFYQMTKLAIIPFTVLLETIFLKKKFSKSIKFSLLVLLFGVGIASVTDLNLNLVGSILSFLAIATTCVGQIMTNTIQKRLKVSSTQLLYQSSPFQAAILFATGPSVDRLLTKRSVFAYNYSFMVLVCWLINISRIPTLTHYLGFLSLPCSTSKKMLTRCVKFFLKVFIVLSCLIAVSVNFSTFLVIGTTSPVTYQVLGHVKTCLILSFGYIILHDPFTARNIMGILTAVFGMGLYSYFSVQESKKKSANDSLPISQMAQKETVPLLASKNQDKDHNETKRSNGIPAASKDSFE; encoded by the exons ATGGCCTCCGTGGAGGGTTCAGGGTTTCAGATTGGGATGGTTGGGTCTCTAGCTCTCTCAGTTGCCTCCTCGGTTTCCATTGTCATATGCAACAAAGCTCTCATGAGCAGCCTTGGCTTCCCTTACG CTACAACCCTGACAAGCTGGCATCTAATGGTGACCTTCTGCACCCTCCATGTTGCACAGCGCTTCCACCTCTTCGAGCCCAAATTGATTGATGCAAAGACAGTGGTTCTCTTCGGGATTCTTAACGGCACCTCCATTGGATTCCTTAACCTCTGCCTTGGCTTCAACTCGGTTGGATTCTACCAG ATGACTAAACTAGCCATCATCCCTTTCACAGTCCTGCTGGAGACTATATTCCTGAAGAAAAAATTCAG CAAGAGCATAAAGTTCTCTCTTCTTGTCCTGCTCTTTGGAGTTGGCATTGCATCGGTCACAGATCTGAACCTCAACCTTGTCGGCTCAATCCTCTCGTTTCTGGCTATTGCTACTACATGTGTTGGACAAATT ATGACGAACACAATTCAAAAGAGGTTGAAGGTTTCATCCACACAGCTTCTGTATCAATCATCACCATTCCAAGCAGCGATTCTATTTGCCACTGGCCCATCTGTGGACAGACTGCTCACCAAGCGAAGCGTGTTTGCCTACAACTATTCCTTTATGGTTCTGGTATGCTGGTTAATTAACATATCCCGTATTCCAACATTGACACACTATCTAGGTTTCCTTTCTCTACCTTGTTCAACTAGCAAGAAAATGTTAACTCGCTGTGTGAAATTCTTCTTGAAGGTGTTCATTGTCTTGTCTTGCTTGATCGCGGTTTCTGTCAACTTCAGCACCTTCCTAGTAATTGGAACGACATCACCAGTGACATATCAAGTTCTTGGCCACGTCAAGACCTGCCTCATTCTTTCCTTCGGCTACATTATACTTCACGACCCCTTCACAGCTAGAAACATTATGGGAATCCTGACCGCCGTCTTTGGAATGGGTCTGTATTCATATTTCTCTGtgcaagagagcaagaagaaatcaGCAAACGATTCTTTGCCCATTTCGCAG ATGGCACAGAAAGAGACAGTGCCGCTCCTGGCAAGCAAGAACCAAGATAAAGACCACAATGAGACAAAAAGATCAAATGGAATCCCTGCAGCTTCCAAGGACTCTTTTGAGTGA